A single region of the Salicibibacter cibi genome encodes:
- the hpf gene encoding ribosome hibernation-promoting factor, HPF/YfiA family translates to MNYNVRGENMEVTPSLREYVEKKVGKVERYFDTPPVADVYVKMHVQNNQQHSIEVTIPMSRLLLRAEEDHSDMYAAIDLVVEKLERQIRKHKTKVNRKFRQSGTKDVFKNEMGVTQLENGWSEEDDDAGFQLVRTKRFNLKPMDAEEAVLQMDMLGHSFFVFSNAVSGDTNVVYRRKDGRYGLIEPEA, encoded by the coding sequence ATGAATTACAATGTCCGTGGGGAAAACATGGAGGTAACACCATCATTGCGGGAATATGTGGAGAAAAAGGTGGGTAAGGTGGAGAGGTATTTTGATACACCTCCAGTCGCCGATGTTTACGTAAAAATGCACGTTCAAAATAACCAACAACATAGCATTGAGGTTACAATTCCCATGTCTCGCCTTCTTCTGCGTGCCGAAGAGGACCATTCGGATATGTACGCTGCTATAGACCTTGTCGTTGAGAAACTGGAAAGGCAAATCCGCAAACATAAAACAAAAGTAAACCGTAAGTTTAGACAGAGCGGCACGAAAGATGTATTTAAAAATGAAATGGGCGTTACGCAACTGGAGAATGGTTGGTCGGAAGAAGATGACGATGCCGGCTTCCAACTTGTGCGCACAAAACGTTTTAACCTTAAGCCGATGGATGCGGAAGAGGCCGTGTTGCAAATGGATATGCTTGGCCACTCGTTCTTCGTCTTTTCCAATGCAGTGAGCGGAGACACAAACGTTGTTTACCGAAGAAAAGACGGACGTTACGGGTTAATTGAACCGGAGGCTTGA
- a CDS encoding DUF6612 family protein produces MKCKLGFLILLIIPILTACDDDGNSEETDIPDENGVEQNTEEDSNPTALLQQSIKTMSDLDSFSVTMTTEQDVAFDEETSRTESTADTIVTYAPFAYHEETTIIEKDEGEEMSMETYFTDDGFYSYESFLDEWVKFPEDIEGDIRKLSAQQQDPELLLEMLMTQVDDDSMNAEDEQDHYVITVQGDTEGLQEVSAAIIDSLNGGMDMVLEDILSVVDINDIHYELLIDKETHAFQEFNAQIDMDFEVEEGQRVASQQKLTASYGSFNEIDEITVPEDVESAAEEIDFQMDLDAEDE; encoded by the coding sequence ATGAAATGTAAGCTCGGCTTCTTGATACTGCTCATCATACCAATCCTTACCGCCTGCGATGATGATGGGAACTCTGAAGAAACGGATATTCCTGACGAAAATGGTGTAGAACAAAATACGGAAGAAGACAGCAATCCAACAGCACTCTTACAACAGTCTATCAAAACAATGAGCGACCTGGACAGCTTTTCGGTGACCATGACAACAGAGCAAGACGTAGCTTTTGATGAAGAAACGTCTCGCACCGAAAGTACGGCAGATACAATCGTAACCTATGCCCCTTTTGCCTATCATGAAGAAACAACTATCATTGAAAAAGACGAGGGTGAGGAAATGAGCATGGAAACGTATTTTACGGATGATGGCTTTTATTCCTATGAATCATTTCTGGACGAATGGGTGAAATTCCCCGAAGATATTGAAGGTGATATAAGGAAGTTGTCTGCCCAACAACAAGATCCGGAGCTGCTACTGGAAATGCTAATGACGCAAGTAGATGATGACAGTATGAATGCAGAAGACGAGCAAGATCATTATGTCATTACCGTACAGGGAGATACAGAAGGTTTGCAGGAAGTGAGCGCAGCGATCATTGATTCTCTTAATGGCGGCATGGATATGGTGCTTGAAGATATTCTATCCGTCGTCGATATAAATGATATTCATTATGAACTATTGATTGACAAAGAAACGCATGCTTTTCAAGAGTTTAATGCGCAAATAGATATGGACTTTGAGGTGGAAGAAGGGCAAAGGGTCGCCTCCCAACAAAAACTAACAGCATCCTATGGATCTTTCAACGAAATTGATGAGATCACCGTTCCCGAAGACGTGGAAAGTGCCGCAGAAGAGATCGATTTTCAAATGGATTTGGATGCTGAAGATGAGTAA
- the fliS gene encoding flagellar export chaperone FliS, translated as MYNGGMGTQTHAEYQQNAFQTASPGELTLMLYNGCLKFIRLSANAMEKKDYEAKNINITKAQKIIRELMVTLRIENETTQHMMQLYDFSLDALVRANINNDANALEEAASIITEFRDTWKEVIKIDRKQRHASGVNR; from the coding sequence ATGTATAATGGGGGAATGGGTACGCAAACGCATGCCGAATATCAACAAAATGCTTTTCAAACAGCTTCTCCCGGAGAGTTAACGTTAATGCTCTATAATGGATGTTTGAAATTTATCCGGCTTTCCGCAAATGCCATGGAAAAAAAAGATTATGAAGCAAAAAACATCAATATCACGAAAGCGCAAAAGATCATACGAGAACTGATGGTCACGCTGCGGATAGAGAATGAAACGACCCAACACATGATGCAATTGTACGATTTTTCCCTTGATGCGCTCGTACGGGCAAATATTAATAATGATGCAAATGCATTGGAAGAAGCAGCTTCCATAATCACTGAATTTCGTGATACGTGGAAAGAAGTTATAAAGATTGATCGTAAACAAAGGCACGCATCAGGTGTTAATAGATAA
- the fliD gene encoding flagellar filament capping protein FliD, protein MRITGMASGMDIDQMVDDLMRAERMPQDRYVQEQTFANWQVDAYRELNTKVSAFEESVFDRLLTPSSFLQRTGTSSNDSLVSVTSSSGTGNSEYTVSEVNQLAMAATTQSTEAISEEEGAFDPSRPLGEVEGLNWENGTVHTELLRGEGETDTFEFAEETGLNDEHPMIVNVDGVSHTVIRSGQPGDGEVLLNADDQTLTFAEPVANSARVEVQYVDNDSERQFMFAGAQTYGEDGEVLRHEGFITEEDSLQNVLNEFNNSDIGINAFYDSHSDQVSVSRTETGIFNPNGGEEMEFDDDSFFTEFLNLGNNTDQGAQNASFTINGLETERRSNTFAMDNLTITLHDEFDESVTVSSSVDTDAIVENITEFVDEYNALLTEVHEKLGESRNRDYPPLTDEQRRDMTEHEIELWEEQAQSGLLSHDRQLGNFMSRMRENLYETVNVEGSDIGHLSDLGITTSNDYLERGRLDIDEGVLRSAVEEDPEGASNFFSQSGAENGIAGNLRETINEMEEAISREAGGSNGRYQNHQFSLGREINQLDDRIENFDRRLEQIENRYWRQFTAMEQAISEANNQSQMLMNFMFGDGNQMM, encoded by the coding sequence ATGAGAATAACGGGGATGGCTTCCGGGATGGATATCGACCAAATGGTTGATGATCTAATGCGTGCCGAACGCATGCCGCAGGACAGGTATGTTCAGGAACAAACATTTGCGAATTGGCAAGTGGATGCTTACCGTGAACTTAACACGAAGGTTAGCGCCTTCGAAGAATCTGTGTTTGACCGGCTTCTGACGCCAAGCAGCTTTCTTCAGCGGACGGGGACATCTTCGAACGATTCGCTCGTTTCCGTGACCTCCTCTTCCGGCACCGGTAATTCAGAGTATACTGTCTCTGAAGTCAATCAATTGGCAATGGCGGCTACGACGCAGAGTACCGAGGCGATTAGCGAAGAGGAAGGGGCATTCGATCCTTCACGGCCATTAGGGGAGGTAGAGGGATTAAATTGGGAGAACGGGACGGTTCACACTGAGCTTTTGCGAGGGGAAGGGGAAACAGATACTTTTGAATTTGCCGAAGAAACAGGGCTGAATGATGAACATCCTATGATTGTAAATGTGGATGGTGTTTCCCATACAGTTATAAGAAGTGGACAGCCCGGTGATGGGGAAGTGTTATTAAATGCTGATGACCAAACCTTGACGTTTGCAGAACCCGTTGCGAACAGCGCCCGTGTCGAAGTTCAGTATGTAGATAATGATTCGGAAAGGCAGTTTATGTTCGCAGGTGCCCAGACCTACGGAGAAGACGGAGAGGTACTCCGTCATGAAGGGTTCATCACCGAGGAAGACAGTCTGCAAAATGTACTGAATGAATTTAATAACAGCGATATTGGCATTAACGCTTTTTATGATAGCCATTCCGATCAAGTTTCCGTTTCCCGCACGGAAACGGGGATCTTTAATCCAAATGGCGGCGAAGAAATGGAATTTGATGACGACAGTTTTTTTACGGAGTTTCTAAACTTGGGCAACAACACGGATCAAGGAGCGCAAAATGCTTCTTTTACGATCAACGGATTGGAAACTGAGCGTCGCTCCAACACCTTCGCTATGGATAATTTAACGATCACCTTGCATGATGAATTTGACGAGTCCGTCACCGTGTCATCATCGGTGGACACAGATGCAATCGTGGAAAACATTACGGAATTTGTGGATGAATATAATGCTTTGCTGACAGAGGTTCACGAGAAACTTGGAGAAAGCCGAAACCGTGATTACCCACCGCTTACGGATGAACAACGCCGAGACATGACGGAACACGAGATTGAACTTTGGGAGGAACAGGCGCAAAGCGGCTTATTAAGCCATGATCGCCAACTGGGAAATTTCATGAGCCGAATGCGTGAGAATCTTTATGAAACGGTCAATGTGGAAGGATCCGATATCGGGCATTTAAGTGACTTGGGGATCACGACTTCGAATGATTATCTGGAGCGCGGCAGATTGGATATTGATGAAGGGGTGTTACGTTCCGCTGTGGAAGAAGATCCGGAAGGAGCGTCCAATTTCTTTTCGCAAAGCGGTGCGGAGAATGGCATTGCCGGGAATTTGCGCGAGACAATCAATGAGATGGAAGAAGCGATTTCCAGGGAAGCTGGGGGGTCCAATGGGCGGTATCAGAATCATCAATTCTCATTAGGGCGTGAGATTAATCAGCTTGATGATCGGATTGAAAATTTTGATCGGCGTTTGGAACAGATCGAAAATCGGTATTGGCGCCAATTCACTGCTATGGAGCAGGCAATCAGCGAAGCGAACAACCAAAGTCAAATGCTCATGAACTTTATGTTTGGTGACGGTAATCAAATGATGTAG
- a CDS encoding flagellar protein FlaG → MDSSQITSAGGGSTFPMQRFLSLANEHAQRMEKKNDGIGQEQMEGYIEEFNDILERTPTSLRFNIHEDLDRIYVHVVERFSEEILREIPPEKLLDMTAAILKQAGIIVDEQW, encoded by the coding sequence ATGGATTCCAGTCAAATCACTTCCGCAGGAGGTGGAAGCACGTTTCCTATGCAACGGTTTTTATCGTTGGCGAATGAGCATGCACAAAGGATGGAGAAAAAAAACGATGGGATCGGGCAGGAGCAAATGGAGGGCTACATTGAAGAATTCAACGACATTCTGGAAAGAACGCCGACGTCGTTACGATTTAATATTCACGAGGATTTGGATCGTATTTATGTGCATGTGGTCGAGCGTTTTTCCGAGGAAATATTGCGAGAAATTCCACCTGAAAAGCTGCTTGACATGACAGCGGCCATTTTAAAACAAGCAGGTATAATCGTGGATGAACAATGGTAA
- a CDS encoding competence protein ComK, producing MEKSMKAMYRVSAKTMAILPATQGSIIYERGQTVVYCRERPLHIIRRSCLDGGASLEGRLDAVRHKTKLARKLPIPVNVEENWFAFPTSGLRDHDCCWVFYHHIDTVVASHGGLCNIFFHDQQMISVRKSLYTLHRQMQRTGWVMSLFLFR from the coding sequence ATGGAGAAATCAATGAAGGCGATGTACCGGGTTAGCGCCAAAACAATGGCAATCTTGCCGGCTACACAAGGTTCGATCATTTATGAGCGAGGACAAACGGTTGTGTATTGCCGTGAGCGACCGTTACACATCATTCGACGATCATGTTTGGATGGGGGAGCATCGTTGGAAGGAAGGTTAGATGCCGTGCGGCATAAAACAAAGCTGGCGAGGAAGCTCCCCATACCGGTTAATGTGGAAGAAAATTGGTTTGCGTTTCCAACATCAGGATTACGCGATCATGATTGTTGCTGGGTATTCTACCATCACATTGATACTGTTGTAGCTTCCCATGGAGGATTATGCAATATTTTTTTCCATGACCAACAAATGATTTCCGTAAGGAAAAGTCTGTACACGCTACATAGACAAATGCAACGGACAGGCTGGGTAATGTCATTGTTTCTATTCCGATAA
- a CDS encoding response regulator transcription factor has translation MLRRTQHHLGENPTSLCSYLWLQLSGQKNDDYLLTALQENGYSAEFHRRLPKKKPLSQEKVIVLSAEESFRLLESGVLHALANAYRLCAIIPPHSPGLMERTMDSEVMILFSINQSFRQMIQHFSVARLYKTYVDPLLQNDLLQAVRRSNSGKEDHDPSAIAGHDEGVLYLDNAQASEKLTASECRVLDALLKGKSNRKIAEDDYLSVSTVNNHVSQITKKMDANDRTHTVKRVIELGWLRYS, from the coding sequence ATGCTGAGGAGAACTCAACATCATTTGGGAGAAAATCCCACGTCACTATGCTCGTATTTATGGTTGCAGCTTAGTGGCCAAAAAAATGATGATTATTTACTAACGGCCTTACAGGAGAATGGATATTCTGCAGAATTTCACAGACGTTTGCCGAAGAAGAAGCCGCTAAGTCAAGAAAAGGTGATTGTTTTATCAGCGGAAGAGAGTTTTCGATTGTTGGAAAGCGGGGTGTTGCATGCTTTAGCGAACGCATACCGTCTGTGCGCGATTATTCCTCCCCATTCTCCGGGTTTGATGGAGAGAACGATGGATTCAGAAGTTATGATCTTGTTTTCGATCAACCAATCATTTCGGCAAATGATCCAACATTTTTCTGTGGCACGATTGTATAAAACGTATGTGGATCCATTGTTGCAGAACGATTTGTTACAAGCTGTGCGACGGAGCAATTCCGGTAAAGAAGACCATGATCCATCCGCGATTGCCGGTCATGATGAAGGGGTTCTTTACTTGGATAATGCACAGGCATCGGAAAAGCTTACCGCTTCGGAATGTCGGGTACTTGATGCTCTGTTAAAAGGAAAAAGCAACCGAAAAATTGCCGAAGACGATTATTTATCGGTGTCCACAGTTAATAATCATGTCAGTCAAATAACGAAAAAAATGGATGCCAATGATCGCACCCATACGGTAAAACGAGTCATAGAACTGGGGTGGCTACGTTACAGTTAG
- the csrA gene encoding carbon storage regulator CsrA: MLILTRKHDESIQIGDGIEVKIVSIEGDQVKLGIDAPKHVDIHRKEIYDSIQEENKVAVISSAKIPSSLSLNE, translated from the coding sequence ATGCTCATATTAACTCGCAAACATGACGAATCGATTCAAATCGGCGATGGAATTGAAGTGAAAATTGTCAGTATTGAAGGAGATCAAGTGAAATTAGGCATAGACGCACCGAAACATGTGGACATTCACCGGAAAGAAATCTATGATTCTATCCAGGAAGAAAATAAAGTTGCTGTCATTTCTTCGGCGAAAATCCCATCGTCGCTATCGCTTAATGAATAA
- the fliW gene encoding flagellar assembly protein FliW → MRLRISTTYSGEIEVSESEVIDFPNGLPAFENETRWILQPYRGPFHVLQSVHTVELAFLVCEIFSVFPDYQIELPSSVTEPLQLTNTKQASLWTILTIKDPFETSTANMAAPLVLNVDSKKGKQYILQDSEYSRQFPLLLENLGFHQALWRKP, encoded by the coding sequence ATGAGATTGAGAATCTCAACGACGTATAGCGGAGAAATTGAGGTCTCTGAATCAGAGGTGATTGATTTTCCAAATGGATTACCGGCCTTTGAAAATGAAACACGTTGGATCTTACAGCCTTATAGAGGTCCGTTTCACGTATTGCAATCGGTTCATACGGTGGAATTGGCCTTTCTCGTTTGTGAAATCTTTTCTGTTTTCCCGGATTACCAAATAGAGTTGCCTTCGTCCGTGACCGAGCCCTTGCAGTTAACGAATACAAAACAGGCTTCCTTATGGACGATCCTCACGATAAAAGACCCTTTTGAGACTTCGACGGCGAATATGGCGGCGCCTCTTGTTTTAAATGTGGATTCAAAAAAGGGCAAGCAATATATCTTGCAAGATAGCGAATACTCTCGGCAATTCCCACTCTTGTTAGAAAACTTGGGTTTTCACCAAGCTTTATGGCGAAAGCCTTAG
- the flgL gene encoding flagellar hook-associated protein FlgL: MRVTQSMVSSQTLTNIQKNNGKLANLQEQLSTGKKINRPSQDPVVATSSMRHRTELRGIEQYERNVSEAKTWMESADSSLDTVNQAMQQMREIIVQASNDTYDETQRQAMAEEVGQLISHIEDLANTQVNNKYIFNGTDTANPPVDLAEGIFPNPDTDAGEVTLELMDGVEVPINVSADQVFHEEMFTDLQTLESKLEDPDTSDETFDAFLETIDGHLDEVLRVEAKLGARVNRVEMIEDRLGDQNEIATRIMSDNEDADVAEVIMDLVTQESLHQAALSAGARIIQPSLMDFLR; the protein is encoded by the coding sequence ATGCGGGTCACGCAGTCGATGGTTTCCAGCCAAACGCTCACGAATATACAAAAGAACAATGGGAAACTCGCAAATTTACAGGAGCAGCTTTCCACCGGAAAAAAGATTAATCGCCCGTCCCAAGACCCGGTGGTGGCCACGAGCAGCATGCGTCATCGCACAGAATTGCGTGGGATTGAGCAATACGAGCGAAATGTTTCGGAAGCAAAAACATGGATGGAAAGTGCTGACAGTTCTCTTGATACAGTAAATCAGGCGATGCAACAAATGCGGGAAATTATTGTACAAGCTTCCAATGATACGTATGATGAAACCCAGCGGCAGGCGATGGCTGAAGAAGTTGGCCAGCTCATCAGCCATATCGAAGATTTGGCGAACACGCAAGTAAACAACAAATATATTTTTAATGGAACAGATACGGCAAATCCACCTGTGGATCTTGCGGAAGGAATTTTCCCGAATCCAGACACGGACGCGGGTGAGGTCACACTCGAATTGATGGATGGCGTTGAAGTTCCGATTAACGTATCTGCTGATCAAGTGTTCCATGAGGAGATGTTCACTGATCTACAAACGCTTGAAAGCAAACTTGAAGACCCTGACACGTCCGACGAAACATTCGACGCTTTTTTAGAAACCATTGACGGGCATTTGGATGAAGTATTGCGCGTTGAAGCGAAACTCGGTGCACGGGTAAACAGGGTTGAAATGATCGAGGATCGCTTAGGGGACCAGAACGAGATTGCCACACGGATCATGTCCGATAATGAAGATGCGGATGTCGCCGAGGTTATTATGGATCTCGTCACTCAAGAAAGTTTGCACCAAGCTGCATTGTCGGCAGGTGCACGCATTATCCAACCAAGTTTGATGGATTTCCTAAGGTAA
- the flgK gene encoding flagellar hook-associated protein FlgK — MTSTFHGLQAAYKGLMGQQSALKTTGHNIANANTEGYTRQRVNFNASQAYPAPGKNAPSIPGQVGTGVDVENIERVREHFLDAQYREENANAGYWEQTLTAMKRMEEVMNEQSETGLLAEAMDEFWGSLHDLSANPDDASTREITAQRAAALADTYNHMVGSMQTNKRGIEDEIDTSVKVVNGLLAQTNDLNEEIAQIEAQGQIPNDLYDQRDRVIDELSEYINIEIEPENPGSHTHPAAEGGISVYVVDDDGNRLGDGDGVAIVQGESGNEGHLELAVEKDDEESVVESINFGADLELLGDHHGKLGALVDAFGYGEEDGLYQSKITDLNHLMTAFIGEFNDVHQEGVDLNGDQGMNFFDLDDEGVLSVNQDIMDDTDLIAAAQSNNDGDGSNALALANAREDSGFDSTYQSIIGEMAIEVDEARTMNETSMVRRDTIEMNRQSVSSVSLDEEMTNMIQFQHAYNASSRMVTVIDEMLEQVINQMGIVGR, encoded by the coding sequence ATGACCTCGACGTTTCATGGACTACAAGCTGCATATAAAGGATTAATGGGACAACAATCAGCTTTAAAAACGACCGGCCATAATATTGCCAATGCAAACACGGAAGGGTATACACGGCAACGTGTGAATTTCAACGCCTCCCAGGCTTATCCGGCACCTGGCAAAAATGCGCCTTCCATCCCCGGCCAAGTAGGAACGGGAGTGGATGTAGAAAATATCGAACGTGTTCGAGAGCACTTTCTTGATGCACAGTACCGGGAGGAGAATGCAAATGCCGGATACTGGGAACAAACGCTAACCGCTATGAAGCGCATGGAAGAGGTTATGAATGAACAATCCGAAACCGGGCTTTTGGCAGAGGCGATGGACGAATTTTGGGGGTCGTTACACGACCTGTCGGCAAACCCCGATGATGCCAGTACCCGGGAGATTACCGCACAGCGCGCCGCTGCACTTGCCGATACATATAATCATATGGTGGGCTCGATGCAAACGAATAAACGTGGGATTGAGGACGAAATAGACACATCCGTAAAAGTTGTAAATGGCCTGCTGGCACAAACGAATGATTTAAATGAAGAGATCGCACAAATCGAAGCCCAAGGGCAAATACCGAACGACCTCTATGATCAACGTGACCGGGTCATTGACGAATTGTCCGAGTATATCAACATTGAAATTGAACCTGAAAATCCGGGCTCACATACACATCCCGCCGCAGAAGGTGGGATTAGCGTCTACGTAGTTGATGATGATGGGAATCGTCTCGGAGATGGTGATGGCGTTGCAATTGTTCAAGGAGAAAGTGGAAATGAAGGCCATCTTGAACTTGCTGTGGAAAAAGATGATGAAGAAAGCGTGGTAGAAAGCATCAATTTTGGGGCTGATCTTGAGCTTTTGGGCGATCATCACGGAAAGTTGGGTGCCCTGGTGGATGCATTCGGTTATGGAGAAGAGGACGGTCTATATCAGAGTAAAATCACAGATTTAAATCATTTGATGACGGCTTTCATTGGTGAATTTAATGATGTTCATCAAGAGGGTGTCGATTTAAATGGGGATCAGGGAATGAATTTCTTTGATCTCGATGATGAGGGTGTACTAAGTGTGAACCAGGACATAATGGACGACACCGACTTAATTGCTGCTGCACAAAGCAATAACGACGGTGATGGTTCCAATGCTTTGGCTTTGGCGAATGCAAGAGAAGACTCCGGTTTTGACTCCACCTATCAGAGCATCATCGGGGAGATGGCAATTGAAGTGGATGAGGCCCGTACTATGAACGAAACGTCCATGGTGCGCCGCGATACGATTGAAATGAACCGTCAATCGGTGAGCAGTGTCTCCCTCGACGAAGAAATGACGAATATGATTCAATTTCAGCATGCGTACAATGCCTCTTCGCGGATGGTTACGGTGATTGATGAGATGTTGGAGCAAGTGATTAATCAGATGGGCATTGTCGGACGATAA
- a CDS encoding flagellar protein FlgN → MNEIAALKESLENLNKHHEYLLTLAGKKTRAIQRSDHKTLEEIVRLEQGEVRTLRQLDKERRRFVATFIGRHCPHLETDAPMMQWISHVPEKERLEVEEQRDRLQTAIRHLQDKNDLNQQLLNDGLAIVGAMLDAIRLEDYTMYTSTANTKTTNEHERFSTFDSRA, encoded by the coding sequence ATGAATGAAATTGCGGCGCTGAAAGAAAGCCTCGAAAACCTGAATAAACATCACGAGTACTTGTTAACGCTCGCCGGCAAGAAAACGAGAGCCATTCAAAGATCCGACCATAAAACCCTTGAAGAAATTGTGCGTCTTGAACAAGGGGAAGTGCGGACGCTTCGGCAATTGGATAAGGAACGCCGACGTTTCGTGGCAACGTTCATTGGCCGTCATTGCCCACATCTTGAAACAGATGCTCCCATGATGCAGTGGATTTCTCATGTGCCGGAGAAGGAACGTTTGGAAGTGGAGGAACAACGGGATAGATTACAGACGGCAATCCGCCATTTGCAAGATAAGAATGATCTCAATCAGCAATTGTTGAATGATGGGCTTGCGATTGTAGGCGCAATGTTGGATGCCATCCGACTTGAAGATTATACGATGTACACATCGACTGCCAATACGAAGACAACGAATGAGCACGAACGGTTTTCGACGTTCGATTCCAGGGCGTGA
- the flgM gene encoding flagellar biosynthesis anti-sigma factor FlgM has product MKINPHSQIHHSYKQTTEQVKQQQKPKAEKQDQVEISQAAKEMQHSGIDETRKAKMDALQKQIDAGEYRVDERAVANRFYQFWNERG; this is encoded by the coding sequence ATGAAAATTAATCCGCATAGTCAAATCCATCATTCCTATAAACAAACGACAGAGCAAGTAAAGCAACAACAAAAACCGAAAGCAGAAAAACAAGATCAGGTAGAGATCTCTCAAGCGGCAAAAGAAATGCAACATTCGGGGATCGATGAAACACGCAAAGCAAAAATGGATGCGCTACAGAAACAAATAGATGCGGGAGAATACCGGGTGGATGAACGAGCAGTCGCCAATCGGTTTTACCAATTTTGGAATGAACGGGGATAA
- a CDS encoding TIGR03826 family flagellar region protein, with protein MAELANCPECGTLYVKTVISLCDRCRQSKEKRFNKVYEFLRKKENRESTISETAVRTGVSETEILEFIREGRLQLAEFPNFHMRCAFCGDATRNGRLCKSCEKQLQGDIANINDAKKTYTENVYVNKRLHSRKNE; from the coding sequence ATGGCAGAGTTAGCTAACTGTCCGGAATGTGGGACGTTATATGTAAAAACAGTTATTTCTCTATGTGACCGTTGTCGTCAATCGAAGGAAAAGCGTTTTAATAAGGTTTATGAATTTTTGAGAAAGAAGGAGAACAGGGAATCGACAATATCAGAAACGGCGGTGCGCACCGGAGTTTCTGAAACGGAAATCCTGGAATTTATTCGTGAAGGACGGCTACAACTTGCAGAGTTCCCCAATTTTCATATGCGCTGCGCATTTTGCGGAGACGCTACCCGCAACGGCCGGCTATGTAAATCGTGCGAAAAGCAATTGCAGGGAGATATCGCGAATATAAACGATGCAAAAAAGACATACACGGAAAATGTCTACGTAAACAAACGGCTTCATTCACGCAAAAATGAATGA
- a CDS encoding ComF family protein — translation MLARNVSLFSYDDHLQALISTYKYRGDVALAHVFTDTLKRTYRKNFKGAIPVPIPLSEERLLERGFNQAAVLAEQLPVAYNACLVRTVNEDKQSKQSRRGRLRGYVRPFSFQGDAACVADKHMLLIDDIYTTGSTLRKAAVPLLEQGAKQVSALTVARG, via the coding sequence TTGCTTGCGCGAAATGTTTCTCTTTTTTCTTATGATGATCATTTGCAAGCATTGATAAGCACTTATAAATATCGAGGGGACGTAGCGCTTGCACACGTATTTACAGACACGTTAAAACGAACATACCGGAAAAATTTTAAAGGAGCAATACCGGTGCCGATTCCGCTAAGTGAAGAGCGTCTTCTGGAGCGGGGGTTTAATCAAGCGGCTGTGTTGGCAGAGCAGTTGCCGGTTGCTTACAATGCGTGCTTAGTGAGGACAGTCAACGAGGATAAACAGAGCAAACAATCCCGTAGGGGGCGTTTGCGCGGCTACGTCCGGCCTTTTTCCTTTCAAGGGGATGCGGCGTGCGTGGCCGATAAACACATGCTGCTCATCGATGATATTTATACGACAGGATCCACTTTACGCAAAGCCGCCGTCCCTTTATTGGAACAAGGCGCGAAACAAGTGTCCGCACTAACGGTCGCCAGAGGCTAA